The Trichomycterus rosablanca isolate fTriRos1 chromosome 22, fTriRos1.hap1, whole genome shotgun sequence genome has a window encoding:
- the si:ch211-198m17.1 gene encoding uncharacterized protein si:ch211-198m17.1, which yields MNDPNSDDFRSTAKKFTNLLDEALKSKPGYIKSIVKKLSPGSVIATVDNVFSLDSASTEQIVTSAVRKTIESMANSSYNTASLCEQVPYPCDITN from the exons ATGAATGATCCTAACTCTGACGATTTTCGGAGTACAGCTAAGAAGTTTACTAATTTG CTGGATGAAGCTTTGAAAAGTAAGCCTGGCTATATAAAGTCCATAGTTAAAAAGCTAAG TCCTGGCAGTGTGATAGCTACAGTGGACAATGTGTTCAGCCTCGACTCAGCGAGTACTGAGCAGATTGTCACCAGCGCTGTAAGGAAGACAATAGAGAGTATGGCAAATTCTTCCTACAACA CTGCGAGTCTGTGTGAACAGGTTCCATATCCGTGTGACATCACAA ACTAA
- the LOC134300294 gene encoding mucin-2-like: MARRTESIMHQLVLALYMASAVIVALDTTTQSSTATTEVSTTYSSQTTLSKTHVTTSASGSTTTSTIPPMTPTPSSTTHHTTHSTVETTMTGQVENTTAGPSSTPESSSSTPTLKTTTHDESTVASTKIPLTSVVTGSSAHTTSSISPSTNNTTPSTHTSPAQATSTNPSIVTPGHGLTSSGAITTSEPAISSPTTSSETTANKGTSNHKELSTFTASTISPSTNASTLLPNITSTQPSNKTTTQNFITTQPSNGNTTLNFTPDSPSTESATFNLNMSSPSTSPTITPNVTTAQLSNGTTTISFDTSQPISTINTPNSTIITQPSKATTLNFTATQPDHETTTPNFTTASPSKESTVVTSPSNITTAPNTTITTAPETTTPPTT, from the exons CTGTCATAGTTGCATTAGATACAACCACACAATCCAGCACTGCTACAACCGAAGTATCAACAACCTATTCTTCTCAAACCACCCTCTCAAAAACACACGTTACGACCTCAGCAAGTGGTTCAACCACTACGAGCACCATCCCACCAATGACTCCAACACCCAGTAGCACAACGCATCACACAACACATTCTACAGTGGAAACAACAATGACTGGACAAGTTGAAAATACAACAGCTGGACCATCTTCTACCCCCGAGTCATCATCATCAACACCCACCCTAAAAACAACCACTCACGATGAATCCACAGTGGCTTCTACAAAAATTCCTCTTACATCTGTTGTTACTGGGTCTTCAGCTCACACCACAAGCAGTATTAGCCCCAGCACCAATAATACTACACCATCTACACATACCTCACCAGCTCAAG CAACCAGCACCAACCCATCAATCGTAACACCTGGGCATGGTCTCACGAGTTCTGGAGCTATTACGACCTCTGAACCAGCTATTTCAAGCCCAACCACCAGCTCAGAAACAACCGCTAACAAAGGGACTTCTAATCACAAAGAACTTTCAACCTTCACCGCGAGCACCATCAGCCCCAGCACCAATGCTTCAACTCTGCTTCCAAACATCACTTCAACTCAACCGAGCAACAAAACTACAACACAGAACTTTATAACAACCCAACCAAGCAATGGAAATACTACACTGAATTTTACCCCGGATTCACCAAGCACGGAATCTGCAACGTTCAACCTTAACATGTCATCGCCTTCCACCAGTCCAACCATTACACCAAACGTTACCACGGCACAACTAAGCAATGGCACTACAACAATAAGCTTCGACACATCACAACCaatcagtacaataaatacgcCAAACTCTACCATCATCACACAACCAAGCAAGGCAACAACTCTGAACTTTACCGCGACACAACCAGACCATGAAACTACCACACCAAACTTCACCACAGCCTCGCCAAGCAAAGAATCTACAGTGGTGACATCACCAAGCAACATAACTACTGCACCCAACACCACCATAACTACTGCACCTGAGACTACAACACCACCAA CAACATAA